Proteins encoded by one window of Salmo trutta chromosome 17, fSalTru1.1, whole genome shotgun sequence:
- the LOC115151911 gene encoding interleukin-17C-like, whose protein sequence is MPGLFQIMQTLLLLGLFIAKLTLASEAHKHKGCFSAEELEDGALKILRRNRYPNDGHIDETQYHKLGTKKTCPAVLHSQSVDYNNRSVSPWRYSIDSKEGRFPEKIVVAECLCTGCIIVGHHRAEYEDYGYNSVPVMQSQMVLMKTDCTDNPGKYSFTSHFIKVPIACTCVKARTY, encoded by the exons ATGCCAGGTCTATTCCAGATTATGCAG ACTCTACTTTTACTTGGACTTTTTATTGCTAAATTGACTTTGGCATCAGAGGCACACAAGCATAAGGGATGCTTCAGTGCAGAAGAACTGGAGGATGGAGCTCTTAAGATCTTGCGTCGAAACCGATACCCGAATGACGGTCATATTGATGAAACGCAGTATCACAAGCTGGGTACGAAGAAGACCTGCCCTGCTGTGCTTCATTCACAGTCAGTAGACTACAACAACCGTTCTGTCTCCCCCTGGCGTTACAG CATCGATAGCAAAGAGGGACGATTCCCTGAGAAGATTGTTGTTGCTGAATGTCTATGCACGGGATGTATCATCGTAGGGCATCACCGGGCCGAATACGAAGATTATGGATATAACTCTGTGCCTGTAATGCAATCCCAGATGGTTTTGATGAAGACCGACTGCACGGACAACCCAGGAAAATATTCATTCACCTCACACTTTATCAAAGTGCCTATTGCCTGCACCTGCGTTAAGGCCAGGACATATTAA